A DNA window from Comamonas sp. 26 contains the following coding sequences:
- a CDS encoding Mor transcription activator family protein yields the protein MTQSFSVPIDLLPPLLQEFERLVGLQATMALVQKWGGLRVYFPTPERATEEHPYVAVIGMDALLKLAEEYGGLPHFQLPKAERALQAVRNARIAAEYATNKTAREIAAEYGLTEGQVVRIVASMGVTAPLDRRQRALF from the coding sequence ATGACCCAGTCCTTCAGCGTCCCGATCGACCTGCTGCCACCGCTGCTCCAGGAGTTTGAGCGCCTGGTCGGCCTGCAAGCCACCATGGCGCTGGTGCAAAAATGGGGTGGGCTGCGGGTGTACTTTCCAACGCCCGAGCGCGCCACTGAAGAGCATCCTTATGTGGCGGTCATTGGCATGGACGCGCTTTTAAAGCTGGCGGAGGAATATGGAGGGTTGCCTCATTTTCAGCTGCCAAAAGCGGAACGAGCGCTCCAGGCCGTCCGCAATGCACGGATTGCAGCAGAGTATGCGACGAACAAGACCGCTCGCGAGATCGCAGCCGAATATGGTCTCACTGAGGGCCAAGTGGTTCGCATCGTGGCCAGCATGGGAGTGACAGCACCACTCGATCGGAGGCAACGGGCACTCTTTTAG
- a CDS encoding GTP pyrophosphokinase family protein, which yields MDLISQFVARYRKEYDFYEQACRMAAQVLDSNLQSTGVRAIVTSRAKNPARLEVKVRQRAAKTAYTSVEQIYDDIVDLAGVRVALYFPAERGEVGRVIRSLFALVSDPKEFPTPGQPSYKKRFSGYWATHYRVRLPETLLNESQKRYSEANVEIQVASVLMHAWSEVEHDLVYKPLQGKLSDDEYAILDELNGLVLAGEIALERLQRAGEHRISEHDREYTDHYDLASSLLDLAREKLSGQNIHDSALGKVDLLYALLHELNLGTPENLARYIDALHSDLERRPLAEQVIDQVLSEDPTRYATYERIRALDTSVMSNTTSGLPRVSQSEAIGQFVSLWIDFEKMLRNIAAENGVEGYPIPSLKLLRVAKEVPVELYVLAENLRRFRNQLIHGIEVPDADYIRAQTAELQILVNRLKMALESQGKTTRKAATKKKPPTPP from the coding sequence GTGGATCTCATTTCACAATTCGTCGCTAGGTACCGAAAAGAGTACGACTTCTATGAGCAAGCCTGCCGAATGGCTGCACAGGTCCTTGACTCGAACCTGCAATCAACTGGTGTAAGAGCCATCGTAACGTCTAGGGCAAAAAATCCAGCTCGACTTGAGGTTAAGGTGCGCCAGCGCGCGGCAAAGACTGCTTACACAAGCGTTGAGCAGATCTACGATGACATAGTCGATCTTGCTGGAGTTCGTGTTGCCCTCTACTTTCCGGCAGAACGGGGAGAGGTAGGCAGGGTCATACGGTCTCTATTCGCACTCGTGTCCGATCCCAAGGAGTTTCCAACTCCCGGCCAGCCATCGTACAAAAAGCGCTTTTCAGGCTACTGGGCAACACATTACCGTGTGCGTTTACCCGAAACGCTATTAAATGAATCGCAGAAGAGGTACAGCGAAGCAAATGTTGAGATTCAAGTCGCATCTGTCCTTATGCATGCATGGTCAGAGGTTGAACACGACTTAGTTTACAAGCCGCTACAAGGGAAGCTTTCGGACGACGAATATGCAATCCTTGATGAACTGAATGGCCTAGTCCTTGCAGGGGAAATTGCACTTGAACGCCTGCAACGTGCTGGCGAACATCGCATATCTGAGCATGACCGCGAATACACCGATCACTACGATCTTGCATCTTCCTTACTAGACTTGGCTCGGGAAAAGCTGTCAGGGCAGAACATCCATGACTCTGCACTTGGCAAGGTGGATCTTTTGTACGCGCTGCTGCATGAACTCAACTTGGGAACTCCAGAGAATCTCGCTCGCTATATAGATGCACTGCACTCCGACCTAGAGCGCAGGCCACTTGCGGAGCAGGTCATCGATCAAGTGCTCAGTGAAGACCCAACACGCTATGCGACGTATGAACGAATCAGGGCTTTAGATACCTCTGTTATGTCAAATACAACCTCGGGCCTTCCAAGAGTTAGCCAGTCTGAAGCAATTGGTCAATTCGTTTCTTTATGGATCGACTTCGAGAAGATGCTTAGAAACATTGCAGCGGAAAACGGAGTTGAAGGTTATCCCATACCATCATTAAAACTGTTGCGCGTCGCCAAAGAGGTCCCAGTAGAGCTTTATGTATTGGCAGAGAACCTCCGTCGGTTTCGCAATCAACTAATTCATGGTATAGAAGTTCCTGACGCGGATTACATTCGAGCTCAAACAGCGGAGCTGCAGATTCTGGTCAATCGCCTGAAGATGGCATTGGAGTCTCAGGGAAAAACTACACGTAAAGCAGCTACGAAGAAGAAACCACCAACTCCACCGTGA